One Arvicanthis niloticus isolate mArvNil1 chromosome 3, mArvNil1.pat.X, whole genome shotgun sequence DNA segment encodes these proteins:
- the Osgepl1 gene encoding tRNA N6-adenosine threonylcarbamoyltransferase, mitochondrial, whose product MESLIKENWKGERQVARVHDYFETGILCRIANMLMLSKAARAIPKPPARKVYGMLRRFNVHPRTLFRYKLVLGIETSCDDTGAAVVDETGTVLGEALHSQADVHLKTGGIVPPVAQQLHRENIQRIVEETLSASGISPSDLSAIAATVKPGLALSLGVGLSFSLQLVNQFKKPFIPVHHMEAHALTIRLTNKVEFPFLVLLISGGHCLLALVQGVSDFLLLGKSLDIAPGDMLDKVARRLSLIKHPECSTMSGGKAIEHLAKEGNRFHFTINPPMQNAKNCDFSFTGLQHVINKLITHKEKEEGIEKGQILSSAADIAAAVQHATACHLAKRTHRAILFCKQKNLLSPANAVLVASGGVASNLYIRKALEIVASAEQCTLLCPPQRLCTDNGIMIAWNGIERLRAGLGVLHDVENIRYEPKCPLGVDISREVAEAAIKVPRLKMAF is encoded by the exons ATGGAATCGCTCATTAAAGAAAACTGGAAAGGAGAAAGGCAGGTGGCCAGAGTGCATGACTACTTTGAAACTG GAATTCTTTGTAGAATAGCCAATATGCTAATGTTAAGTAAGGCAGCAAGAGCTATTCCCAAACCACCAGCGAGGAAAGTGTATGGAATGTTAAGAAGATTTAATGTTCATCCCAGAACACTCTTTCGTTATAAACTggtcctgggaattgaaaccAGCTGCGATGACACAGGAGCTGCAGTGGTGGATGAAACTGGAACTGTGCTAGGAGAAGCACTGCACTCCCAAGCTGATGTTCATCTGAA AACAGGTGGGATTGTTCCTCCAGTAGCTCAGCAACTTCACAGAGAAAATATTCAACGAATAGTAGAAGAAACTCTTTCTGCCAGTGGAATCTCCCCAAGCGACCTGTCAGCGATTGCAGCCACCGTCAAGCCAGGACTGGCTCTAAGCCTAGGAGTTGGCTTATCCTTTAGCTTACAGCTAGTAAACCAGTTCAAAAAGCCATTCATCCCAGTTCATCATATGGAGGCTCATGCACTGACTATTAGGTTGACCAATAAAGTAGAATTTCCTTTCTTAGTTCTTTTGATTTCTGGAGGTCACTGCCTGTTGGCATTAGTTCAGGGTGTTTCAGATTTTTTGCTCCTTGGGAAGTCTTTGGACATAGCGCCAGGCGACATGCTTGACAAG GTGGCAAGAAGACTTTCTTTAATCAAACACCCAGAATGTTCTACAATGAGTGGTGGGAAAGCTATAGAACATTTGGCCAAAGAAGGAAATAGATTTCATTTTACTATCAATCCGCCCATGCAGAATGCTAAgaattgtgatttttcttttacgGGACTTCAACATGTTATCAATAAGCTAataacacacaaagaaaaagaagaaggcatTGAGAAGGGGCAAATCCTGTCATCAGCTGCAGACATTGCTGCTGCAGTACAACATGCAACAGCGTGCCACCTTGCGAAAAGAACACATCGTGCTATTCTGTTTTGCAAGCAGAAAAATTTGTTATCTCCAGCTAACGCAGTATTA GTTGCATCTGGAGGTGTTGCAAGTAACTTGTACATCCGAAAAGCATTGGAAATTGTAGCAAGTGCAGAGCAATGCACTTTGTTGTGTCCCCCTCAGAGACTGTGCACTGACAACGGCATCATGATTGCATG GAATGGAATTGAAAGATTACGTGCTGGCTTGGGCGTTTTACATGATGTGGAAAACATCCGATATGAACCAAA ATGTCCTCTTGGAGTAGACATATCCAGAGAAGTTGCAGAAGCTGCCATAAAAGTACCACGATTAA